CCTTTGAAATAACTACCAGCAGTGGGTTGTAAATGGCTGAGGACAGACTGAGGCCCAGCTGcaccagatgcagcagcagtgtgttacGAGCCTTACGGGCTGAAGCTTTGTCTGTGGAGGCTGACCTGGCTGCTACCATCACACCAATATATGAGGAAATGATTGCCACACAAGCCAATATGAACAGACAATAAGTGAAGACTTTCTCATAATTGTGAGACATTGTGCCAAGCAGCATATTTTCTGTGGAGCAAAATTCTTtcatctgcaggctctgcaggtCCTCATATGGAAAATCTAGCAGTAAAAGAACTCGAATGAGGACATTTAGTGAACTGAAGGCCCAAACCACAGCGATAGCCAGGCCTGTGtttctgatggtgatgatggtagCGTGTCTTAGTGGgtagcacacagccacatatCTCTCCAGAGACATCACCACCAGTGTGAGAGGGGAGATCACAGTTGTGAGACTGGAAAGCATGGTGAGAACACCACATACAGGATATGTCAGCATTACTCTACAAGCAGCAATTATGTACAGTAACTGACCCTGTACCAGCTGTACTGTGTCTGCAAACAGGAGGTTATACAGAAGAACATAACGGGAGGTCTCACGAAACACAGATTTACTCCTCAAGGTGAATAACATGGTCCCAttaatgaagagaaacacacagcatggTAATGTGGACATAGTGGAAAACATCACTCTTTCCAATATCCCCAGTCCAAAAGTGATGTTGATCTGAGACATCTTAGACAAGCACTGAAGAGatataaaaatgttaaactctTGATGTAATCAGACAGCAAAAGCCAAATGAAATCTTGGGCAGTTTGCATTCCTACAACAGTGAAGACATTTCATACTTTAGAGCAGAGCACGTCACTGAGTTCACATGCAAAAACTCAAATCTTCCACATACTGTTATCAGGACAGAGGCCTGGCTTGTTTCTGTGAGAGCAGAGGTGGACTGCAGGGTTTGACTAGCCTCACATATTGTTAATGAGCTCATTGGTGATGTAATCTCTCTATCACCACCTCTCAGTACCCTGATGCATGTCACCATATCCATGATGCAACAGTATCTTTCCAACTTGGGGTAAGTGTGAAGAATGTACTCTCAATTATATTTGTTCTCAGTATTTTGTGagtgtttgactgttttaaacatgacatttaaaatgttatgaTGTTTAAGGAAGCACTCACTGTGATGACACTCCTAAAATGCTCTCATAACTACATGaagttacttttttttgtttgtaacatCCCACAATGTTCTAAGAATcgtgtgtttttattaaacaTAACTTTCCCAAAACATTCTAATAAAGAATGTTAACTCCTAAAATGCTCTTATAACTACATGAAgaacatttattttagtttgaaaCGTTTCCCTGA
Above is a genomic segment from Chelmon rostratus isolate fCheRos1 chromosome 14, fCheRos1.pri, whole genome shotgun sequence containing:
- the LOC121617618 gene encoding odorant receptor 131-2-like: MSQINITFGLGILERVMFSTMSTLPCCVFLFINGTMLFTLRSKSVFRETSRYVLLYNLLFADTVQLVQGQLLYIIAACRVMLTYPVCGVLTMLSSLTTVISPLTLVVMSLERYVAVCYPLRHATIITIRNTGLAIAVVWAFSSLNVLIRVLLLLDFPYEDLQSLQMKEFCSTENMLLGTMSHNYEKVFTYCLFILACVAIISSYIGVMVAARSASTDKASARKARNTLLLHLVQLGLSLSSAIYNPLLVVISKVLHRIVLVRIQIVVYTCVVIFPRCLSAFIYGIRDQTIRPIFICHLCCQLKLSVIAAKAVVSVQDLWKAS